From a single Aquipuribacter nitratireducens genomic region:
- a CDS encoding aldo/keto reductase — protein sequence MTITTTRTIGSVTVSAIGLGGMPMSIEGRPDRERSIATIHAALDEGVTFIDTADAYHLHADEVGHNEELIAEALRSYGGDTSDVLVATKSGHLRPGDGSWTLDGRPEYLKEAAKASAKRLGVDAIGLHQFHRPDPDVAYADSVGALVELLDEGVIRMAGVSNADPDQIRQANDLLGGRLVSVQNQFSPAFRSSEPELDLCTELGIAFLPWSPLGGIAKAAELAGSLEPFAEVARDHDVTPQQVTLAWLLAKSPVVVPIPGSSRPETARASAAAASLTLTPDEVARLDATQPPSGD from the coding sequence ATGACCATCACCACCACGCGCACCATCGGGTCCGTCACCGTGTCCGCGATCGGGCTGGGCGGCATGCCGATGTCGATCGAGGGCCGTCCGGACCGCGAGCGCAGCATCGCGACGATCCACGCGGCACTCGACGAGGGCGTCACGTTCATCGACACCGCCGACGCCTACCACCTGCACGCCGACGAGGTCGGCCACAACGAGGAGCTGATCGCCGAGGCGCTGCGCAGCTACGGCGGCGACACGAGCGACGTCCTCGTGGCGACGAAGTCCGGGCACCTGCGCCCGGGGGACGGCTCGTGGACGCTCGACGGCCGGCCCGAGTACCTGAAGGAGGCCGCGAAGGCGTCCGCGAAGCGGCTCGGCGTCGACGCGATCGGGCTCCACCAGTTCCACCGTCCCGACCCCGACGTCGCGTACGCGGACTCCGTCGGGGCGCTCGTCGAGCTGCTCGACGAGGGTGTCATCCGTATGGCCGGCGTCTCCAACGCCGACCCCGACCAGATCCGGCAGGCGAACGACCTCCTCGGCGGACGCCTCGTCAGCGTGCAGAACCAGTTCTCACCCGCGTTCCGCAGCAGCGAGCCCGAGCTCGACCTGTGCACGGAGCTCGGGATCGCGTTCCTGCCGTGGAGCCCGCTCGGCGGCATCGCGAAGGCGGCGGAGCTCGCCGGCTCGCTCGAGCCGTTCGCCGAGGTCGCCCGCGACCACGACGTCACCCCGCAGCAGGTGACGCTCGCGTGGCTGCTCGCGAAGTCGCCGGTCGTCGTGCCGATCCCCGGGTCCAGCCGTCCGGAGACCGCACGCGCCTCGGCGGCCGCCGCGTCGCTGACGCTCACCCCGGACGAGGTCGCGCGTCTCGACGCCACCCAGCCGCCCTCGGGCGACTGA
- a CDS encoding S-(hydroxymethyl)mycothiol dehydrogenase, with translation MPYEVTGVVARAKGEPVSLETVVVPDPGPGEVVVDVQACGVCHTDLHYREGGIGDDFPYLLGHEAAGVVSALGEGVTSVAEGDFVVLNWRAVCGQCRACRRGRPWYCFATHNARQPMTLADGTVLSNALGIGAFQAKTLVAAGQCTKVDPEAPATAAGLLGCGVMAGFGAAVHTGGVRLGDTVAVIGCGGVGSAAVAGAALVGARTVIAVDRDPRKLEWAKGFGATHTVDASQADTVEAIKELTGGFGADVVIDAVGRPETYEQAFYARDLAGTVVLVGVPTPDMRLELPLLDVFGRGGALKSSWYGDCLPDRDFPVLVDLYRQGRFDLDGFVTETIGLGDVEAAFDRMHSGDVLRSVVVL, from the coding sequence ATGCCGTACGAGGTCACCGGAGTCGTCGCACGCGCGAAGGGGGAGCCGGTCTCGCTCGAGACCGTCGTCGTGCCGGACCCGGGGCCGGGCGAGGTCGTCGTCGACGTCCAGGCGTGCGGTGTGTGCCACACCGACCTCCACTACCGCGAGGGCGGGATCGGCGACGACTTCCCCTACCTGCTCGGTCACGAGGCCGCGGGGGTCGTGAGCGCGCTCGGCGAGGGCGTGACGAGCGTCGCCGAGGGCGACTTCGTCGTCCTCAACTGGCGGGCGGTGTGCGGGCAGTGCCGCGCCTGCCGGCGCGGGCGGCCCTGGTACTGCTTCGCGACCCACAACGCGCGGCAGCCCATGACCCTCGCCGACGGCACGGTCCTGTCGAACGCCCTCGGCATCGGCGCCTTCCAGGCGAAGACGCTCGTCGCGGCCGGGCAGTGCACGAAGGTCGACCCCGAGGCACCGGCGACCGCGGCCGGTCTCCTCGGCTGCGGCGTCATGGCCGGGTTCGGCGCCGCCGTCCACACCGGCGGGGTGCGGCTCGGCGACACCGTCGCCGTCATCGGCTGCGGCGGGGTCGGCTCGGCCGCGGTCGCGGGCGCCGCGCTCGTCGGCGCACGGACCGTCATCGCCGTCGACCGCGACCCCCGCAAGCTCGAGTGGGCGAAGGGGTTCGGCGCCACCCACACCGTCGACGCGTCGCAGGCCGACACCGTCGAGGCGATCAAGGAGCTCACCGGCGGGTTCGGGGCGGACGTCGTCATCGACGCCGTCGGGCGGCCGGAGACCTACGAGCAGGCGTTCTACGCCCGCGACCTCGCCGGGACCGTCGTCCTCGTCGGCGTCCCCACTCCCGACATGCGCCTCGAGCTGCCGCTGCTCGACGTCTTCGGGCGCGGCGGCGCGCTCAAGAGCTCGTGGTACGGCGACTGCCTGCCCGACCGCGACTTCCCGGTGCTCGTCGACCTGTACCGGCAGGGGCGGTTCGACCTCGACGGGTTCGTCACCGAGACGATCGGCCTGGGGGACGTCGAGGCCGCGTTCGACCGCATGCACTCCGGCGACGTCCTGCGGTCCGTGGTGGTCCTGTGA
- a CDS encoding LuxR C-terminal-related transcriptional regulator has translation MRLVLVDDHRMVRTGVRSELRDLAPDLHVVGEAGDVDEAVAVVTALRPDVVLLDVHLPGGAGGGGAEVLRRCGATRTSEDRPVRFLALSVSDAAQDVIRVIRAGARGYVTKSVDGDALADAVRRVADGDAVFSPRLAGFVLDAFGTGAADVAAVDDELDRLTAREQEVMRLIARGYSYKDVGADLFISVKTVETHVSSVLRKLQLSSRHELTRWAAERRML, from the coding sequence ATGAGGCTCGTGCTCGTCGACGACCACCGGATGGTGCGCACCGGCGTCCGCTCCGAGCTGCGGGACCTGGCCCCGGACCTCCACGTGGTGGGCGAGGCCGGCGACGTCGACGAGGCGGTCGCCGTCGTCACCGCGCTGCGACCCGACGTCGTGCTGCTCGACGTCCACCTGCCCGGCGGGGCGGGCGGCGGCGGGGCGGAGGTGCTGCGCCGCTGCGGGGCCACGCGCACCTCCGAGGACCGGCCCGTCCGGTTCCTCGCCCTGTCGGTGTCCGACGCCGCGCAGGACGTCATCCGCGTCATCCGCGCGGGCGCCCGCGGGTACGTGACGAAGTCCGTCGACGGGGACGCGCTCGCCGACGCCGTCCGCCGGGTCGCCGACGGCGACGCCGTGTTCTCCCCGCGACTCGCCGGCTTCGTCCTCGACGCGTTCGGGACGGGCGCCGCCGACGTCGCCGCCGTCGACGACGAGCTCGACCGGTTGACGGCCCGCGAGCAGGAGGTGATGCGCCTCATCGCGCGCGGCTACTCGTACAAGGACGTCGGCGCCGACCTCTTCATCTCCGTCAAGACGGTCGAGACGCACGTCTCGAGCGTGCTCCGCAAGCTCCAGCTGTCGTCACGGCACGAGCTCACGCGGTGGGCGGCGGAACGGCGGATGCTCTGA
- a CDS encoding PspC domain-containing protein: protein MPGDVENQREDERAPAAPRPPLRRPATGRLLTGVAAGTAEHLRVPVAAVRVGFVVAALAGGAGLLAYLVLSVVVPGDPRPAPDRERDADRPPPRRRLADVESLALLLWGTALLLGGAAVLASRLGVDVPVGTVLPLGLAAVGVVVLWTQLDRDDRSRWVAGATGGTPQGALRLVVGGGLALTGLLLLALTGVEANAVRPAVLAAVSVLVGGGLVLAPWVLRLWRRAEQERAARVREQERADIAAHLHDSVLQTLALIQRRSDYPVEVARLARSQERDLRGWLYGPRAAGSGTVEGSLADVVARTVGEVEDAHAVPVDVVVVGDRPCDAAVEPLVLALREAALNAVRHGRPPVRVYVEVRDGAVSAYVSDGGDGVDLDDVPDDRLGLRESVIGRMARAGGRATVRRGPSGGAEVSLDLPVAAQPRQEAT from the coding sequence GTGCCCGGTGACGTGGAGAACCAGCGAGAGGACGAGCGCGCGCCCGCCGCGCCGCGTCCACCGCTGCGCCGCCCCGCGACAGGGCGGCTCCTCACCGGGGTCGCGGCCGGGACCGCCGAGCACCTGCGCGTGCCCGTCGCGGCGGTCCGGGTCGGCTTCGTCGTGGCCGCGCTCGCCGGCGGCGCCGGGCTGCTCGCGTACCTCGTCCTCAGCGTCGTCGTGCCCGGCGACCCGCGACCCGCGCCCGACCGCGAGCGGGACGCCGACCGTCCGCCGCCGCGGCGACGGCTCGCCGACGTCGAGTCCCTCGCCCTCCTCCTGTGGGGCACGGCGCTGCTGCTCGGTGGTGCCGCCGTCCTCGCGTCCCGGCTCGGGGTCGACGTGCCCGTCGGCACCGTCCTGCCGCTCGGCCTCGCGGCCGTCGGGGTCGTCGTGCTGTGGACCCAGCTCGACCGGGACGACCGGTCCCGCTGGGTCGCGGGCGCCACGGGCGGCACCCCGCAGGGCGCGCTGCGCCTGGTCGTCGGTGGCGGGCTCGCCCTCACCGGCCTGCTCCTGCTCGCCCTCACCGGCGTCGAGGCCAACGCCGTCCGCCCCGCGGTCCTCGCCGCGGTCTCCGTGCTCGTCGGGGGCGGCCTCGTGCTCGCCCCGTGGGTGCTGCGGCTGTGGCGGCGCGCCGAGCAGGAACGGGCCGCGCGCGTGCGCGAGCAGGAGCGCGCCGACATCGCCGCCCACCTCCACGACTCCGTGCTGCAGACCCTCGCGCTCATCCAGCGCCGCAGCGACTACCCCGTCGAGGTCGCCCGCCTCGCCCGCTCGCAGGAGCGCGACCTCCGCGGCTGGCTCTACGGCCCGCGCGCGGCAGGCTCCGGGACGGTCGAGGGGTCCCTCGCCGACGTCGTCGCCCGGACCGTCGGCGAGGTCGAGGACGCCCACGCGGTCCCCGTCGACGTCGTCGTCGTGGGCGACCGGCCGTGCGACGCAGCCGTCGAGCCGCTCGTCCTCGCCCTCCGGGAGGCGGCGCTCAACGCCGTCCGGCACGGCCGCCCGCCGGTCCGCGTGTACGTCGAGGTCCGCGACGGTGCGGTCTCGGCGTACGTGAGCGACGGCGGGGACGGTGTCGACCTCGACGACGTGCCCGACGACCGCCTCGGGCTGCGGGAGTCCGTCATCGGCAGGATGGCCCGCGCGGGCGGTCGCGCGACCGTCCGCCGCGGCCCGAGCGGGGGCGCGGAGGTGTCGCTCGACCTGCCGGTCGCAGCGCAGCCCAGGCAGGAGGCGACATGA
- a CDS encoding DsbA family oxidoreductase produces MTENSGPLTVEVWSDVVCPWCYIGKRHLEEAVETVGADVRVVWRSFQLDPSAPRPGEPGHGTDVATYLGQKYGGGREAGLQMNARVTEVAARAGLDFHLEHAVRGSTADAHRLLHLAATLDATGEHGLQDRTKERFLRAYFTEGQDVSQPTVLRALAAEVGLPADQVDDVLTGTLFARDVLLEQQQAVAYGASGVPFAVVDGRYGVSGAQPVEVFAEALRRALADRAPQLVTVSGSQDGEADAEVCGPDGCAVPERP; encoded by the coding sequence GTGACGGAGAACAGCGGTCCCCTGACGGTCGAGGTGTGGTCGGACGTCGTCTGCCCCTGGTGCTACATCGGCAAGCGGCACCTGGAGGAGGCGGTCGAGACGGTCGGCGCCGACGTGCGTGTCGTGTGGCGCTCGTTCCAGCTCGACCCGTCCGCCCCGCGCCCGGGCGAACCCGGTCACGGCACCGACGTCGCGACGTACCTCGGGCAGAAGTACGGCGGCGGCCGCGAGGCCGGGCTGCAGATGAACGCGCGCGTCACCGAGGTCGCGGCCCGCGCGGGCCTCGACTTCCACCTCGAGCACGCCGTCCGCGGCAGCACCGCCGACGCCCACCGGCTCCTCCACCTCGCGGCGACGCTCGACGCCACCGGCGAGCACGGGCTGCAGGACCGCACGAAGGAGCGGTTCCTGCGCGCCTACTTCACCGAGGGGCAGGACGTGTCGCAGCCGACCGTGCTCCGCGCGCTCGCGGCCGAGGTCGGGCTGCCCGCCGACCAGGTCGACGACGTCCTCACCGGGACCCTGTTCGCCCGGGACGTGCTGCTCGAGCAGCAGCAGGCGGTCGCGTACGGGGCGAGCGGTGTCCCCTTCGCCGTCGTCGACGGCCGCTACGGCGTCTCCGGGGCTCAGCCGGTCGAGGTGTTCGCCGAGGCCCTCCGGCGTGCGCTGGCCGACCGCGCGCCGCAGCTCGTCACCGTCAGCGGCTCGCAGGACGGCGAGGCGGACGCCGAGGTGTGCGGGCCCGACGGCTGCGCCGTGCCGGAGCGTCCGTGA
- a CDS encoding putative RNA methyltransferase — MGGGTADALSALADVAGDLACPVCARPLAFVDGSPAVLLCGAGHAFDVARQGHVVLLRGGTRLRPDTAEMVAARERVLSSGAYGVVSAALADVVASHGPPSGPDGLVVDLGAGTGHHTAVVLDATPTRTGVALELSVPALRRAARAHPRLAAVGADLTRPLPLRDASVGAAVALFAPLPTTDELARVCAPGARLVVVTPEPDHLVALRSRLDLLDVPAGKPDRLAERLSPGFAPVDRAHVRTEVTWSAGQATDVVAMGPNAWHPAPARDDLLRTWAERGETVDDVVAVTVSTLVRR; from the coding sequence GTGGGCGGCGGAACGGCGGATGCTCTGAGCGCCCTCGCCGACGTCGCGGGGGACCTCGCGTGCCCGGTGTGCGCGCGCCCGCTCGCGTTCGTCGACGGCTCGCCCGCTGTGCTGCTGTGCGGGGCGGGTCACGCGTTCGACGTCGCGCGGCAGGGGCACGTCGTCCTGCTGCGGGGCGGGACGCGGCTGCGCCCCGACACCGCCGAGATGGTCGCGGCGCGCGAGCGGGTGCTCTCCTCGGGCGCCTACGGCGTCGTGTCGGCAGCGCTCGCCGACGTCGTCGCGTCCCACGGACCGCCCTCCGGACCCGACGGGCTCGTCGTCGACCTCGGTGCCGGGACCGGGCACCACACGGCGGTGGTGCTCGACGCGACGCCCACCCGGACAGGCGTGGCGCTCGAGCTGTCGGTGCCCGCCCTGCGGCGCGCCGCGCGGGCGCACCCCCGGCTCGCGGCCGTCGGCGCCGACCTCACGAGGCCGCTCCCGCTCCGCGACGCGAGCGTCGGCGCGGCGGTCGCGCTCTTCGCGCCCCTGCCGACGACGGACGAGCTCGCGCGGGTGTGCGCGCCCGGCGCACGGCTCGTCGTGGTGACGCCCGAGCCGGACCACCTGGTCGCCCTGCGGTCACGCCTCGACCTGCTCGACGTCCCCGCCGGCAAGCCGGACCGCCTCGCCGAGCGCCTGTCCCCGGGGTTCGCACCCGTCGACCGCGCGCACGTCCGCACGGAGGTCACGTGGTCGGCGGGCCAGGCGACGGACGTCGTCGCGATGGGCCCGAACGCGTGGCACCCCGCCCCGGCCCGCGACGACCTCCTGCGGACGTGGGCCGAGCGCGGCGAGACGGTGGACGACGTGGTCGCCGTCACCGTCTCGACGCTCGTCCGGCGCTGA